TGACACGGCCAAGCACTTTTTAACTCAAATGCAATTTtaagcactaaccctaacctttaccttcacactaaccctagcttcatgtgcacaccccggttcaaccctaacctcaaACCTATCCCTAGCCTcaaatctaaacctaaccctagccacaatcctaacccttaccctttcCCTTGATAAAGGACCAATAAGCTaatgtgttgtggtctctctcctctgtagggAACGTGTTTGTGGTGAGCCTGGCCTTTGCTGACCTCGTGGTGGCCTTCTACCCCTACCCATTGGTGCTCTACGCCATCTTCCATGACGGCTGGTCGCTGGGAGAGACACAGTGCAAAGTGACTAAgacctgtttgtctgtgtgcctgcctgcctgcctgcctgtctgtctgtctgtctgtctgtctgtctgtctgtctgtctgtctgtctgtctctctgtctgtctgtctgtctgtctgtctgtctctctgcctttctagccctgtttatacctggttctaacatgttATTTATCTTGATCTTgaccacattctgattgtgcccacatttttataCTGGTGTAGATGATTAAAATACAGATTGTCATTTGACTATGATTagatcttcctgaccacctcgggaggtagtcaggcactcattgtgtctggatatcttacaaATATAGACGGAGCTGGACAATGAAACCATTTAACTCATAATAATCCTGCCTTCTGAAATCATTTACAGGTGGCACCATTGACTTATGGCATCCATATGGCTTAAAATAAATCAATATTATTTGGAAAGAATAGCTGTCAAATAATTTGCATACAGGGAGGGACGAGTAAATATGGTCACAATGCGGAGACGTATTTCTGAAAATGTGGGCAAattcagaatgtggacaagatcacgACAAAGGCTGAATGTTAGAACCAAGTATAAACAGGGCTTCTGTTTTTTGCTCTCTCTTTCTAGGTCAGTGGTTTCCTGATGGGCCTGAGCGTCATTGGCTCCATCTTCAACATCACCGGCATCGCCATCAACCGTTACTGTTACATCTGCCACAGCTTTTCCTACGACAGGCTGTACAGCTACCGCAATACCCTCTTACTGGTGGGGCTCATCTGGCTTCTCACCATCCTGGCCATCATACCAAACTTCTTCGTAGGGTCGCTCCAGTACGACCCCAGGGTGTATTCGTGTACCTTTGCCCAGGCCGTCAGTACATCGTACACCATCACCGTGGTGGTGATTCATTTCTTTGTGCCCATAGCCGTGGTTACCTTCTGCTACCTGAGGATCTGGATCCTGGTCATCCAGGTGAGGAGGAAGGTGAAGTCAGAGGTGAAGCCCCGCCTCAAACCCAGCGACATGCGCAACTTCATCACCATGTTCGTGGTGTTTGTGCTCTTTGCCATCTGCTGGGCGCCGCTCAACTTCATCGGTCTGGCCGTGGCCATCGACCCAGAGACGGTGGCGCCACGGATCCCCGAGTGGCTGTTCGTGGTCAGCTACTTCATGGCGTACTTCAACAGTTGCCTTAACGCCATCATCTACGGCCTGCTCAACCAGAACTTCCGTAAGGAATACAAACGGATTATCATGTCCATGTGGATGCCTGGTCTGTTCTTCCAGGAGGCGTCACAGGGGGGTACAGAGGGTATGAGGAGCAAGCCCTCGCCCAGACTGGGACTCAACAACAATGATCACGTCAAGGGAGAGGCTTTGTGACGCTGACTCCAAGgttcttctctcctccactcctctcctccactcctcccctatGGTGTTGTTGGACTTGtttcttttttcttctctctctctctctctctctctctctctctctctctctctctctctctctctctcttttcagtcaTGGAGTCCCATTTCTCTCCTGTATCTCACTGACTGCACAGTTGTGCTGTTACCGAAGCCTCAAAGAACAGTCAGAATGGTGcgtattaaagagagagacacacacaaaggtgtTGACTGATGCTAACTGACTGTGTTATTCACAATTCGAAGAGTGCCATTCATGAAGCATATATGTTCTAACTTATTATGTATCATGTCCTTAAGTATACACCTcaggctgcctgcctcctctcTGCTGCTGTAGCATTATGCATTTCAAAGTTTAAGCCCCAAAAGTattattgcatttttttttaccccattaCGCCCATGACATTTTTGTATAAGACAGGGTATTTAAAGACACATTTGTTATCTTCACAGTTTCCTCTGTAAAAGTATTTATCACACAGTTTATTTTCTATATCGATATATCTATATCATTATGACAATCATTATGGCCAGCGTACATTAGCGTAGAAAACAATTTGTAAAAACCCTATTGGTTGTAAATAACAAAAAAGTGATGGATCATGCCAACGGTAGGAGCTCACAAGGTCCTACTACTAACGAGGCAATTGGATTGTCAAATGGTGCCTGATTTTATGCTCATTCTCTCAAACAGGAGATTTACCAAAAACAACCCCTTTACAATTTAACCCAGTTAGTATGGGTTAACTCGTTAGGGTTGGAGTCAGCATATAGCGTTAGGCTTAGAGTTACACAAGGATATAAGACTGAATAGACAACTACATTAGATACATCAGCAGATTTGGTCATTTCTGTTGAGTCAGGAATGGGGTGCTGTGATGCCCCTTGACGGAGTGTCCTGAAAAACCCTCGCTGGTACATTA
This genomic interval from Oncorhynchus clarkii lewisi isolate Uvic-CL-2024 chromosome 27, UVic_Ocla_1.0, whole genome shotgun sequence contains the following:
- the LOC139386146 gene encoding melatonin receptor type 1B-B-like, giving the protein MPENVSFSRNRTELEARPGARPAWAITVLASVLIFTTVVDVLGNLLVIISVLRNRKLRNAGNVFVVSLAFADLVVAFYPYPLVLYAIFHDGWSLGETQCKVSGFLMGLSVIGSIFNITGIAINRYCYICHSFSYDRLYSYRNTLLLVGLIWLLTILAIIPNFFVGSLQYDPRVYSCTFAQAVSTSYTITVVVIHFFVPIAVVTFCYLRIWILVIQVRRKVKSEVKPRLKPSDMRNFITMFVVFVLFAICWAPLNFIGLAVAIDPETVAPRIPEWLFVVSYFMAYFNSCLNAIIYGLLNQNFRKEYKRIIMSMWMPGLFFQEASQGGTEGMRSKPSPRLGLNNNDHVKGEAL